Proteins from one Mycobacterium sp. SMC-2 genomic window:
- a CDS encoding NDMA-dependent alcohol dehydrogenase — translation MKTKAAVLWGLHQKWEVEEVDLDGPRENEVLVKVAAAGLCHSDDHLLTGDMPMQLPVVGGHEGAGVVVDVGPGVTEVAPGDSVALSFIPACGRCEPCSRGMSNLCVLGAAIIAGPQLDGTFRFHSKGQGLGQMCVLGTFSEYTVVPLASVIKVDPSTALDTAALVGCGVTTGYGSMVRTGEARDGDTVVVMGVGGIGMNAVQGARIAGARVIVALDPVEYKRSRSLEFGATHTAATVEEAQALLTDLTRGQMADVCVVSTDSAEGSYVAQALSLVGKRGRVVMTAIPHPTDTSVAMSLFDLTLYEKQVRGSLFGSSNPRHDIPRMLDLYRAGRLKLDELVTREYTLEEINTGYADMHAGVNLRGLIRF, via the coding sequence ATGAAGACGAAGGCGGCGGTGCTGTGGGGGCTGCACCAGAAGTGGGAAGTCGAAGAGGTCGACCTGGACGGGCCCAGGGAGAACGAGGTCCTGGTCAAGGTGGCGGCCGCCGGGCTGTGCCATTCCGACGACCACCTGCTCACCGGCGACATGCCGATGCAGCTACCGGTGGTCGGTGGGCATGAGGGCGCCGGCGTCGTCGTCGACGTCGGCCCGGGCGTCACCGAAGTCGCCCCAGGGGATTCGGTGGCCCTGAGTTTCATCCCGGCCTGCGGTCGCTGCGAACCGTGTTCGCGCGGCATGAGCAACCTGTGCGTGCTCGGCGCCGCCATCATCGCCGGACCCCAACTCGACGGCACCTTCCGTTTCCATTCCAAAGGTCAAGGTCTTGGCCAAATGTGCGTGCTGGGAACGTTTTCCGAATACACGGTGGTGCCACTGGCCTCGGTGATCAAGGTGGACCCGTCCACCGCGCTGGACACCGCCGCCCTGGTCGGCTGCGGGGTCACCACCGGCTACGGCAGCATGGTGCGCACCGGCGAAGCGCGCGACGGCGACACCGTGGTGGTCATGGGCGTGGGCGGGATCGGCATGAACGCGGTGCAGGGCGCACGGATCGCGGGCGCGCGCGTCATCGTCGCGCTCGATCCCGTGGAGTACAAACGGAGCCGTTCCCTCGAATTCGGCGCCACCCACACCGCGGCGACGGTCGAGGAGGCCCAAGCACTGCTGACCGACCTGACGCGCGGCCAGATGGCCGACGTCTGCGTGGTCAGCACGGATTCGGCCGAAGGAAGTTACGTGGCGCAGGCCCTGAGCCTGGTCGGCAAGCGCGGCAGGGTGGTGATGACCGCGATCCCGCACCCGACCGACACGTCCGTCGCCATGTCGCTCTTCGACTTGACCCTCTACGAAAAGCAGGTTCGCGGCTCGCTTTTCGGATCTTCCAATCCGCGGCACGACATACCCCGGATGCTCGACCTGTACCGCGCCGGCCGGCTGAAGCTCGACGAACTCGTCACCCGCGAGTACACCCTCGAGGAGATCAATACGGGTTACGCCGACATGCACGCCGGGGTGAATCTGCGCGGGCTGATTCGGTTCTGA
- a CDS encoding oxidoreductase translates to MSTWLITGCSTGLGRALAEAVIGSGHNAVVTARDAAKVADLVSAAPGRALAAALDVTDPAQVVTAVRQAHDRFGRVDVLVNNAGYGYRAAVEEGDDAEVRALFETHFFGAVAMIKAVLPGMRARRGGAIVNISSIGATATPVGSGYYAAAKAAIEGMSGALRGELAPLGISVTVVEPGAFRTDFAGRSLVQSATAIDDYAATAGRRRKENDTMHGNQAGDPAKAATAIIAAVESSEPPGFLLLGPDALGLYRYVADARAAEIAKWQELTTSTNFD, encoded by the coding sequence ATGTCCACCTGGCTGATCACCGGATGCTCGACCGGGCTCGGTCGCGCGCTTGCCGAAGCCGTCATCGGGTCCGGCCACAACGCCGTCGTCACCGCGCGCGACGCCGCGAAGGTCGCCGACCTGGTGTCGGCCGCTCCCGGGCGGGCACTCGCCGCCGCCCTCGACGTCACCGACCCCGCGCAGGTCGTAACGGCCGTGCGGCAGGCGCACGACCGGTTCGGCCGCGTCGACGTACTGGTCAACAACGCCGGCTACGGTTACCGCGCCGCGGTCGAGGAGGGCGACGACGCCGAGGTGCGCGCCCTGTTCGAGACGCACTTCTTCGGCGCGGTCGCCATGATCAAGGCCGTCCTACCCGGCATGCGGGCACGCCGCGGCGGCGCGATCGTCAACATCTCCTCCATCGGCGCGACGGCGACCCCGGTGGGGTCCGGCTACTACGCGGCGGCCAAGGCCGCCATCGAAGGCATGAGCGGCGCCCTGCGCGGCGAGCTGGCCCCGCTGGGGATTTCGGTGACCGTCGTGGAACCCGGCGCGTTCCGCACCGATTTCGCCGGGCGCTCGCTGGTCCAGTCGGCCACGGCCATCGACGACTACGCCGCGACCGCGGGACGGCGACGCAAGGAAAACGACACCATGCACGGCAACCAGGCCGGCGACCCCGCCAAGGCGGCCACCGCGATCATCGCGGCGGTCGAGTCCAGCGAGCCACCGGGATTCCTGCTGCTCGGCCCCGACGCGCTTGGCCTATATCGCTATGTCGCGGACGCGCGCGCCGCCGAGATCGCGAAATGGCAAGAGCTGACCACGAGCACTAACTTCGATTGA
- a CDS encoding bifunctional DNA primase/polymerase, with protein sequence MIPGDFPTRDVVDAIELDDDRNPPWVPDVAGLSPVDAALAYARAGWYVLPTDPADIKNPGSVVHGHWQDKSSRDPRQIRTWWPEHAGNGIALHVGRSGAVAFDLDIDDLDAIARAGRPDIARALRSAAAVQSTRRQGDRGHYLFATAPGDSFGNGPGAFRRWGQVRGRNGVIIAAPTPHPDAATKGGRYQWKRVGALRPLPEVLQASLLAAAGEADPLTQAELEEFLDTHAGGGCGRQDCRNSPRGPLTRFRNQVADGCSRHDTMASVLPWAFSEAMAGCYPARQAFDQLHAAFTAAFTDDDDPARLHQLGSEFVRLAQWAAAHADPARAHHHDRPQRPGRFAYPPQLARFARLKWRPYRRQRDE encoded by the coding sequence GTGATTCCCGGCGACTTTCCGACCAGGGATGTAGTCGACGCGATCGAGTTGGACGACGATCGGAACCCGCCTTGGGTGCCCGACGTGGCGGGCCTGTCACCGGTTGACGCCGCCCTGGCGTACGCGCGGGCGGGCTGGTACGTGCTGCCCACCGACCCTGCCGATATCAAGAACCCCGGCAGCGTCGTGCATGGCCACTGGCAGGACAAGTCAAGCCGCGACCCCCGGCAGATACGCACATGGTGGCCCGAACATGCCGGCAACGGCATAGCCCTGCACGTCGGCAGGTCCGGAGCGGTCGCGTTCGACCTCGACATCGACGATCTCGACGCGATCGCGCGCGCCGGTCGACCGGACATCGCACGGGCGCTGCGGTCGGCCGCGGCGGTGCAGTCCACCCGGCGCCAGGGCGACCGTGGCCATTACCTCTTCGCGACGGCACCGGGCGACTCGTTCGGTAACGGCCCGGGTGCGTTCCGGCGTTGGGGGCAGGTGCGGGGCCGCAACGGCGTCATAATCGCGGCCCCGACGCCGCACCCCGATGCGGCGACCAAAGGCGGTCGCTACCAATGGAAGCGCGTGGGCGCGCTGCGTCCACTCCCCGAAGTGCTGCAGGCATCCTTGTTGGCCGCCGCCGGCGAAGCCGACCCGCTCACCCAAGCGGAGTTGGAAGAGTTCCTGGACACGCACGCGGGCGGCGGCTGCGGACGGCAGGACTGCCGCAACTCGCCGAGGGGACCACTCACCAGGTTCAGAAACCAGGTGGCCGACGGGTGTTCGCGCCACGACACCATGGCGAGCGTGCTGCCGTGGGCGTTTTCCGAGGCGATGGCCGGGTGCTACCCGGCGCGCCAGGCGTTCGACCAACTCCACGCGGCGTTCACGGCGGCATTCACCGACGACGACGATCCCGCGCGGCTGCACCAGCTGGGCAGCGAGTTCGTCCGGCTCGCCCAGTGGGCGGCAGCGCACGCCGACCCGGCCCGCGCGCACCACCATGACCGGCCGCAGCGACCGGGCCGGTTCGCGTATCCCCCACAGCTGGCGCGATTCGCACGCCTGAAGTGGCGGCCGTATCGACGGCAGCGCGACGAGTGA
- a CDS encoding nitroreductase family protein — protein MELYEVMRTTFAAREFTDDPLPDEVLWRIFDNARFAPSGGNRQGAHITVVRDPDVRRRLAELGTAAARRYFAQLQAGENPWNSIHPSGVPQDVIDRTEIPDTFVAPIAKAPVVLVVSVDLTVVASLDQDLDRVGMASGASVYPLIWSILLAARNEGYGGTMTTMAIAAEAQVRELVGIPDRHAVAAIVPLGKPVRQLTKLRRRPVPDFVSNGRFDGPAFGS, from the coding sequence ATGGAGCTGTACGAGGTCATGCGAACGACGTTCGCGGCGCGCGAATTCACCGACGACCCCCTGCCCGACGAGGTGCTGTGGCGCATCTTCGACAACGCCCGGTTCGCCCCGAGCGGCGGCAACCGGCAGGGCGCCCACATCACCGTGGTGCGCGACCCGGACGTCCGTCGCAGGCTCGCCGAGCTGGGCACGGCCGCGGCCCGTCGCTACTTCGCCCAGCTGCAGGCGGGTGAAAACCCCTGGAATTCAATACATCCCAGTGGGGTGCCGCAAGACGTCATCGACCGAACCGAAATCCCCGACACCTTCGTCGCGCCGATCGCCAAAGCGCCGGTCGTCCTGGTTGTTTCCGTCGACCTGACGGTGGTCGCCTCGCTCGATCAGGACTTGGACCGCGTCGGCATGGCCAGCGGCGCATCGGTGTACCCGCTGATCTGGAGCATCCTGCTGGCCGCCCGCAACGAGGGCTATGGCGGCACAATGACCACGATGGCCATCGCGGCCGAGGCGCAGGTCCGCGAATTGGTGGGGATTCCGGACCGGCACGCCGTCGCCGCGATCGTGCCCCTTGGCAAACCGGTGCGACAACTCACCAAGCTGCGCCGCAGGCCAGTCCCCGATTTCGTCAGCAACGGGCGCTTCGACGGCCCGGCGTTCGGAAGCTGA
- a CDS encoding Hsp70 family protein gives MRVGIDFGTTHTVVAAVDRGNYPVISFDGLDAWPSIVAANAAGELRFGAEAAAVRHDPGWSVLRSFKRLLNEAGPQTEVRLAGRNHRLADLLTGFLAQLKTDLLRRSNSGLTAGETVEAAISVPANASSAQRLLTLDAFVAAGFHVVALLNEPSAASLEYAHRYRPTITAKREYVLIYDLGGGTFDASLLKMTGHANEVIVSEGIQRLGGDDFDDAIVDLVLARSRLSGVGAAARDLLREECAARKEAVGPQTRRFLVDLTGVDGADRPPFSCPVDDVYSVCAPLVDKTIELLDRVLHHPGGGRDVTWSEVAGIYVVGGAGSFPLVTRMLRTTFGDKRVKRSPHPFAATAIGLAVFLDKESDFALSERFSRNFGVFREAEAGAGVVFDPIVCKDVSLPADGHTPLVVKRTYRAAHNIGHFRFVECSRLVNGRPDGDVTPYDPVLFPFDPALHDREDLGHQPVGRWRDGPDVEERYVIAPSGAVEVTLTTQPAGFKRTFRLERRASARA, from the coding sequence ATGCGAGTCGGCATCGACTTTGGTACCACCCACACCGTCGTGGCGGCCGTCGACCGAGGCAACTATCCCGTCATCTCCTTTGATGGCTTGGACGCGTGGCCGTCGATCGTCGCGGCCAACGCCGCCGGGGAGTTGCGGTTCGGCGCGGAGGCCGCCGCCGTCCGCCACGACCCGGGCTGGTCGGTGTTGCGGTCGTTCAAGCGGCTGCTCAACGAGGCCGGACCGCAGACCGAGGTGCGCCTCGCCGGCCGCAACCATCGCCTGGCCGACCTGCTCACCGGTTTTCTGGCGCAGCTGAAAACCGACCTGCTGCGTCGCTCCAATTCCGGCCTCACCGCGGGGGAAACCGTCGAGGCCGCGATCAGCGTGCCGGCCAACGCCTCGAGCGCCCAACGCCTGCTGACCCTGGACGCGTTCGTCGCGGCGGGCTTCCACGTCGTCGCGCTGCTCAACGAGCCGTCCGCGGCGAGCCTCGAATACGCCCACCGGTACCGCCCCACCATCACCGCCAAGCGGGAGTACGTACTGATCTACGACCTGGGTGGCGGCACGTTCGACGCCTCGTTGCTGAAGATGACCGGGCACGCGAACGAGGTGATCGTCAGCGAGGGTATTCAGCGCCTCGGCGGCGACGACTTCGACGACGCGATCGTCGACCTCGTCCTGGCGCGCTCGCGGCTGTCCGGAGTGGGCGCCGCCGCGCGCGACCTGCTGCGCGAGGAGTGCGCCGCCCGCAAGGAGGCCGTGGGGCCGCAGACGCGCCGCTTCCTGGTGGACCTCACGGGGGTGGACGGGGCGGACCGGCCCCCGTTCTCCTGCCCCGTCGACGACGTCTATTCGGTGTGCGCGCCGCTCGTCGACAAGACGATCGAGTTGCTCGACCGCGTCCTGCACCACCCGGGTGGCGGCCGCGACGTGACGTGGTCGGAGGTCGCCGGCATCTACGTCGTGGGCGGCGCCGGCAGTTTCCCGCTGGTTACCCGGATGCTGCGCACCACCTTCGGCGACAAGCGGGTGAAACGCTCGCCGCATCCCTTCGCGGCGACAGCGATCGGCCTGGCCGTCTTCCTGGACAAGGAGTCCGATTTTGCGCTCTCCGAACGCTTTTCGCGTAACTTCGGGGTCTTCCGCGAGGCCGAGGCCGGCGCCGGCGTCGTCTTCGACCCTATCGTGTGCAAGGACGTCTCGCTGCCGGCCGATGGCCACACCCCACTGGTGGTCAAACGGACCTACCGCGCGGCGCACAACATCGGCCACTTCCGCTTCGTGGAATGCAGCCGCCTGGTCAACGGCCGGCCCGACGGCGACGTGACGCCCTATGATCCGGTCCTCTTCCCCTTCGACCCGGCGCTGCACGACCGCGAGGACCTCGGGCATCAGCCGGTCGGCCGGTGGCGGGACGGCCCCGACGTCGAGGAGCGTTACGTCATCGCCCCCAGCGGCGCAGTGGAAGTCACCCTGACCACGCAGCCCGCCGGATTCAAGCGCACCTTCCGCTTGGAGCGCCGCGCTTCCGCGAGGGCGTGA
- a CDS encoding STAS/SEC14 domain-containing protein, producing MLDGFPDDVAAFAFHGHVTKSDYDTVLVPGFEDKLTRHKRLRIYCEISSDLTGLDPGAVWADSKFGVGHYFDWDRCAIVSDVAWVKHVAKLSELLGFLWPGKYRTFSEAEAGEARRWLMDDGGKRGVA from the coding sequence ATGCTCGACGGCTTTCCCGACGACGTCGCCGCGTTCGCATTCCATGGGCACGTGACCAAGTCCGATTACGACACGGTGCTGGTACCCGGATTCGAGGACAAGCTGACTCGGCACAAAAGGTTGCGGATATATTGCGAAATCTCCTCCGACTTAACCGGTCTCGATCCGGGTGCGGTGTGGGCGGATTCGAAATTCGGGGTGGGCCATTACTTCGATTGGGATCGGTGCGCGATTGTCAGCGACGTGGCATGGGTGAAGCATGTCGCCAAGCTCAGTGAACTTCTCGGTTTTCTCTGGCCCGGTAAGTACCGCACTTTTTCCGAGGCCGAAGCCGGTGAAGCGCGCCGATGGCTGATGGACGACGGCGGCAAGCGCGGGGTCGCATGA
- a CDS encoding MlaE family ABC transporter permease — MSLDTFVAMFKLPFPWREFFLQTWFVARVSIIPTLLLTIPFTVLVVFTMNILLVEFGAADFSGTGAATASVTQIGPVVTVLVVAGTGATAMCADLGSRAIHDELDALRVMGVDPVRRLAAPRVLAATVVAVSLVSLVTLVGMVGSFVFSVFAQHVTPGAFAAGLTLLTHLPDLILGLVKGALFGMAAALIACYKGISVGGGPQGVGNAVNETVVYSFIALFVINIVATAVYYTGPQ; from the coding sequence ATGTCGCTCGACACTTTCGTGGCGATGTTCAAGCTGCCATTTCCGTGGCGCGAGTTTTTTCTGCAGACATGGTTCGTCGCGCGGGTGTCCATCATTCCGACGCTGCTGCTGACGATCCCGTTCACCGTGCTGGTCGTCTTCACCATGAACATTCTGTTGGTCGAGTTCGGGGCGGCCGACTTCTCCGGTACCGGCGCCGCGACCGCCTCCGTCACCCAGATCGGGCCGGTGGTGACCGTTCTCGTCGTCGCCGGCACCGGGGCCACCGCGATGTGCGCCGACCTGGGATCGCGCGCCATCCACGACGAACTCGATGCGTTGCGGGTGATGGGAGTCGACCCGGTTCGCCGGCTGGCCGCGCCGCGGGTGCTCGCGGCCACCGTCGTTGCGGTGTCCCTGGTGTCGCTGGTGACGCTGGTGGGCATGGTCGGGTCGTTCGTCTTTTCGGTGTTCGCCCAGCACGTCACGCCGGGCGCCTTCGCCGCGGGCCTGACGCTGCTCACCCACCTGCCCGACCTCATTCTCGGCCTGGTCAAAGGGGCACTGTTCGGGATGGCCGCCGCTCTGATCGCTTGCTACAAGGGCATTTCCGTCGGAGGGGGGCCACAGGGCGTCGGTAACGCCGTCAACGAAACGGTCGTGTACTCGTTCATCGCCCTGTTCGTGATCAACATCGTCGCGACCGCCGTCTACTACACGGGTCCGCAATGA
- a CDS encoding ABC transporter permease, translating to MSADNAVRQRSRRLLDVATSLAAGWNRVGAQVKFYSTAVSEMRTAFARYGKEILRLVAQMSLGTGALAVIGGTVVIVGFLTLSTGAVIAVQGYNQLSGIGVEAMTGFISAYVNVRIISPAVAGVGLAATIGAGATAQLGAMRIADEIDALEVMAVRSVAYLVSTRVVAGVIVVIPLYCIAVVCAFQAARFGTTGIYGQSTGVYDHYFRTFLNSTDLLWSFVTVITASIAIMLVHTYYGYHASGGPAGVGQAVGHSVRTSLIVLTLIVLAISLSVHGQSGHFNLSG from the coding sequence ATGAGCGCCGACAACGCGGTACGCCAGCGATCCAGGCGGCTCTTGGACGTGGCTACCAGCCTCGCGGCCGGCTGGAATCGCGTTGGCGCGCAAGTGAAGTTCTATTCGACGGCCGTCTCCGAGATGCGGACGGCGTTCGCTCGGTACGGGAAGGAGATCCTCCGGCTGGTGGCCCAGATGAGCCTGGGCACCGGTGCGCTGGCGGTGATCGGCGGCACCGTGGTGATCGTGGGGTTCCTCACCCTGTCGACCGGCGCGGTCATCGCGGTTCAGGGCTACAACCAACTGTCCGGCATCGGGGTCGAGGCGATGACGGGATTCATCTCCGCCTACGTCAACGTCCGCATCATCTCGCCGGCGGTGGCCGGCGTCGGGCTGGCCGCGACCATCGGCGCGGGCGCAACCGCGCAACTGGGTGCGATGCGGATCGCCGACGAGATCGACGCCCTCGAGGTGATGGCCGTCCGTTCGGTCGCGTACCTGGTCTCCACCCGGGTGGTCGCGGGCGTCATCGTGGTCATCCCGCTGTATTGCATCGCGGTGGTGTGTGCCTTTCAGGCGGCGCGGTTCGGCACGACGGGGATCTATGGCCAGTCCACCGGCGTCTACGACCACTACTTCCGCACATTCCTCAACTCGACGGACCTACTGTGGTCGTTCGTCACGGTGATCACCGCGTCGATCGCCATCATGCTCGTGCACACCTATTACGGCTACCACGCCTCGGGCGGGCCCGCGGGGGTCGGCCAGGCCGTCGGCCATTCGGTGCGAACCTCTCTGATCGTGTTGACGCTCATCGTCTTGGCCATCTCGCTTTCCGTGCACGGCCAGTCCGGCCACTTCAATCTCTCGGGGTAG
- a CDS encoding MCE family protein yields the protein MSETRSKGLHPAWWTLILVIATVGTIALTSALFSGSFKSYVPVTVISDRAGLVMDRGAKVKMRGVQVGRVAEVTNGKSQVSLKLELYPNQVDYIPANVQARIRATTFFSAKYVDLVYPSRPSPKRLAAGAVIRVENVGTEVNTLFASLVKVLNEIDPAKLQGVLSALAEGLRGQGAAIGQGLTDTNEVLRAINPRAEAVRADIRAAKGAADTYDAAAQDILRVLDAASVTSGTIADDAPALDSLLTGVVGLSRSGIALVGPSKDNIVRAVSLLEPTTSLLMKYNPELTCMLVGAKTALDTGYRDAMGGANGYSLIIDSTPLLGADQYRYPQNLPIVGAKGGPGGKPGCGSLPDVAANWPLRQLITNTGWGTGLDIRPNPGIAFPGYADYLPVTRGMPEPPSIRYPGGPAPGPIPYPGAPPYGAPQYAPDGTPLYPGLPPAPPPGNPPEPGPPPPGSEPAVIPAPAQLQPTPTPPPP from the coding sequence ATGTCGGAAACGCGCTCGAAAGGCCTGCATCCCGCTTGGTGGACACTCATCCTCGTCATCGCCACCGTCGGCACCATCGCGCTGACATCCGCCCTGTTCTCCGGGTCGTTCAAGTCGTACGTGCCGGTGACGGTGATCTCCGACCGGGCCGGCCTGGTGATGGACCGCGGCGCCAAGGTCAAGATGCGCGGAGTGCAGGTAGGGCGGGTCGCCGAGGTCACCAACGGCAAGAGCCAGGTGAGCCTCAAGCTGGAGCTCTACCCGAACCAGGTCGACTACATACCGGCCAACGTGCAGGCGCGGATAAGGGCCACTACGTTTTTCAGCGCCAAGTACGTCGACCTCGTCTACCCGAGCCGGCCCAGCCCCAAGCGCCTGGCGGCCGGGGCGGTGATCCGGGTCGAAAACGTCGGCACCGAGGTCAACACCCTGTTCGCCAGCCTCGTCAAGGTGCTGAACGAGATCGACCCGGCCAAGCTCCAGGGCGTGCTGTCCGCGCTGGCCGAGGGCCTGCGTGGGCAGGGTGCGGCCATCGGGCAGGGCCTCACCGACACCAACGAGGTGCTGCGCGCGATCAATCCGCGCGCCGAAGCCGTCCGGGCGGATATCCGGGCGGCCAAGGGCGCCGCCGACACCTATGACGCCGCCGCGCAAGACATTCTGCGGGTGCTCGATGCGGCCAGCGTCACCAGCGGCACGATCGCCGATGACGCACCTGCGCTCGATTCGCTGCTCACCGGCGTCGTCGGCCTCTCCCGCAGCGGCATCGCCCTGGTCGGCCCCAGCAAGGACAACATCGTCAGAGCGGTTAGCCTGCTCGAACCGACGACCAGCCTGCTGATGAAATACAACCCGGAACTGACCTGCATGCTGGTCGGCGCCAAGACGGCCCTGGACACCGGCTACCGGGACGCGATGGGCGGCGCCAACGGCTACTCGCTGATCATCGATAGCACACCGTTGTTGGGCGCCGACCAATACCGGTACCCGCAAAACCTCCCGATCGTCGGCGCCAAGGGCGGCCCCGGCGGTAAGCCGGGCTGCGGATCGCTGCCGGATGTCGCCGCCAATTGGCCACTGCGCCAACTGATTACTAATACCGGGTGGGGAACCGGCCTGGATATCCGGCCCAACCCCGGAATCGCCTTCCCGGGATACGCCGACTACCTGCCCGTCACGCGGGGGATGCCCGAACCGCCCAGCATCCGCTATCCGGGCGGCCCTGCGCCCGGGCCGATCCCGTACCCGGGGGCGCCGCCGTACGGTGCCCCGCAATACGCCCCGGACGGGACACCGCTCTACCCGGGTCTGCCGCCGGCGCCTCCGCCGGGCAACCCGCCCGAACCCGGGCCCCCGCCACCGGGATCAGAGCCGGCCGTGATCCCGGCCCCCGCCCAGCTGCAGCCCACCCCCACACCGCCACCGCCCTGA
- a CDS encoding MCE family protein — protein sequence MKEDLPGTLWRLAVFMAVCAFGLVAMLAIFAQLRFGNELQYKARFSNVSGLEAGNFVRIAGVEVGKVSKISIQDDGSAVVDFSADKTVVLTQGTKAVIRYQNLIGGRYLALQDGPGGTRQLKPGETIPLSRTAPALDLDALIGGFRPLFHALDPNQINTLSTELIRAFQGEGATIGSVLARTAALTNTLADRDQLIGEVIVNLNTVLGSLGNQSTQFAQTVDSLSRLLATLADRKRDVSNGIAYADAAADSIADLLAKGRAPLTKILNEGDRAGGLILADRDYFDDFLNTLPDAYQMLNRQGLYGDFFSFYLCEMLFKLNGKGGQPVYVKVIGQPSGRCTPK from the coding sequence ATGAAAGAGGACCTGCCGGGCACCCTTTGGCGCCTGGCCGTCTTCATGGCCGTGTGCGCCTTCGGCCTGGTTGCCATGCTGGCGATCTTCGCGCAGCTGCGGTTCGGCAATGAGTTGCAGTACAAGGCGCGGTTCAGCAATGTGTCCGGCCTCGAGGCGGGCAACTTCGTCCGCATCGCGGGCGTCGAGGTCGGCAAGGTCAGCAAAATCTCGATCCAGGACGACGGTAGCGCGGTGGTCGACTTCAGCGCCGACAAGACCGTGGTGTTGACCCAGGGCACCAAGGCGGTGATCCGCTACCAGAACCTGATCGGTGGTCGCTACCTGGCGCTGCAAGACGGCCCCGGTGGCACAAGGCAACTCAAGCCCGGCGAGACGATCCCGTTGTCACGGACGGCGCCCGCGCTGGATCTGGACGCGCTGATCGGCGGGTTCCGGCCGTTGTTCCACGCGCTGGACCCCAACCAGATCAACACCTTGTCCACGGAGTTGATCAGGGCGTTTCAGGGGGAGGGTGCCACGATCGGGTCGGTGTTGGCGCGCACCGCCGCGCTGACGAACACGCTGGCGGACCGAGATCAGCTCATCGGAGAAGTGATCGTCAACCTGAACACCGTGCTGGGTTCGCTCGGAAACCAAAGCACGCAGTTCGCACAGACCGTCGATTCGCTGTCCCGGCTGCTGGCCACGCTGGCCGACCGAAAGCGAGACGTCAGCAACGGCATCGCTTATGCCGACGCGGCCGCGGATTCCATTGCCGACCTGCTCGCGAAAGGCCGTGCACCCCTGACGAAGATCCTCAACGAAGGCGACCGGGCCGGCGGCCTGATCCTGGCCGATCGCGACTACTTCGACGACTTCCTCAACACCCTGCCGGACGCCTACCAGATGCTGAACCGGCAGGGCCTGTACGGGGACTTCTTCAGCTTCTATCTGTGTGAAATGCTCTTCAAGCTCAATGGCAAAGGCGGACAACCGGTTTACGTCAAGGTTATCGGCCAGCCATCGGGGAGGTGCACGCCGAAGTGA